The following nucleotide sequence is from Pirellulales bacterium.
GACCATCGTGGCCAGATGCGCCTTGATGTCGGTGACGACCTTTTCTTCGATCTTGGCCAGCGCGGCCGCGTCGGGCTTGGCCGGTTCTTGACCGGCGGCCGGCGGGTTCTGTTCTGACCAGATCTTGGCCAGGTAGCCGCTGGGAATGCCGACGGCAAACGCCACGCGCTTCGGCACCAGTCCCACCTTGCGGCTGTGCATCCGATCGTGACCGGTCGTCAAATCCTCTTCGTTGCGCGTCGTCTTTTCGACGCTGGCCGGGCCCGGAGCGGCTGCGTTGGCCAAGGCGGCGCCTTGGTTGGGCTGCTGCGCTTGGAACCCTGGGCGGCCGGCGCTATTGGCGCTGTGGTTGGTGTTGTTGAGCGTTTCTTTTTCGGTCCGCACGGCCACGGCCTTGGGATCGACCTTGACCTGGTCAAGCGTGCTTTCAACCTCGCGGTCGAGCTCCACGTCGACCGCCACGGTGACGCCTGGCACATAGGACAACGCGGCGAGGACCTTCGTTTCGTATTCCTTCTGATAGTCGCGCCACCGCGACATGTAGGCGTCGTCCATCGAACTGCCGCCGCTGGCGGGCGAACCGCCGGCCCAGGTCCGCCCCGACGCATCGGTGACGGTCACGCCGTCGGGGGCCAGTCCCGCAATCGAGCCCGCCACCAGGTGGCGAATCGCGCGAATCCGGGCATCGTCGAGCGACCCTGGATCGCTGGCCTCGATGTGGACCGAGGCTGTAATCACCTCGTCGCGCTTGAGCATGCCGCGCGACTTGGTGTCGTAGAGTACGGCCGCCTTCGAGATGCCCGACATGTTGCTGATGATCTGGGCGATTTCAGTCTGGCGAGCAATCTTGAGTCGTTCCTGCTGGTCGTGGCGGCTGGCCAGGGGGCCGCCGGCGTTCATGGCGTCGCGCAAGTGGTCGCCGAAGTTGCGTGGCAGCGCGTTGTTCTCGGCGAGCGCGGCCAGATAGCTGGCCTGCTGCCCACGTGGCACGAGGACCTTGGTGCCTTCGACCGTGTAATTGCTCAGGCCCGCCGCCCCGAGCGCCGCTTCGACCTTTTCGAGCTCGTCGGGCGAGAAGCTGCGCCCGCTGAGCAGGTACGCATCGGGTCCCGCCACACCCGTATTGACCAGGAACCCGACGCTCGCAATCACGACGGCCAAGAGCAGCACCGAGATGACGCGCGCGGCAGGCGTCATCGAGCGGAACAGCTCGGTCAGTTGCGCCATAGCTTGATTCAGAAAGTCCATCCATGAACTCCAGGCGACTGCTTAGTCGGGCAAATACGCGACCGCGGGGCGGGGTTAGGTGCGGGCGATCAAACGCGAATCTGCTTAACCTCCTCGTAGGCGGCCATCAGCTTGTTGCGGACCTGCATGACCATCTTGAATGCCAGGTCGGCCTTCTGTACGGCAGTCAGCACTTCGGCCGGCTGGACGTCTTCGCCCGTGGCCAGGGCCTCGATCGCGCGGTTGGCCTCGCTTTGCATCGCGTTGACCTGGTCGATCGAGTCGACCAGCATGCTCTTGAAAGACGAGCCACCCGTGGCGGCGCTCGCTCCGGCACCGGGTACGCCGGGCGCAGCCGGAGGCAGCGGGATCTGGCTGGCTTGCACGCTGGGGAGTCCGGGCATCATGGCAGTTCCCTTTCCAACGGTCGGACCTCTCAGGCCACGATCCGCAAGGTCTGTTCGCTCATGTTCTTGGTGACTTCGATCACGCCGATGTTCGCCTCATAAGCACGCGTCGCTTCGAGGGCATCGACGAACTCCGACGTCAGGTCGATGTTCGGATAGGCCACGTAGCCCCGCGCGTCGGCATCGGGGTGGCCGGGCTGATACTTCATCCGCGGATCGACGTCGGAAATCTCGATGCTGCTCACCTTCACGCCCGAGGCCCGCTCGGGGTGCCGCACGTCGGCGTCGGTTTGAAACACGACGTAGCGCGGCTGATAGGGCACGCGCTCGCCGGCCTCGTTATGCGTGGTCGACATATTGGCGATGTTGCTGGAGATCGCGTTGAGCCGCGCCCGTTGAGCCACCAGGCCGCTGGTACTGATATCGAGGGCCGAAATCATGGCAATCGTCTCCTCAGCGTGGGATCTCTTTAGACACGCTCACTAATCGCCGCCTGCATCAGCCGGAACTGGCTGGTGAGCAACGCGATGGCCACGTTGTGGCGCTGCTGGTTCTTGGAAATCTCTTTGACCTGGTCTTCGAGCACGACGTTACCGTCGTCGTGCCGGACCATGCTTTCGAAATCGTTACGCACCTCGCGCACCGGGTCGCTCCGATGCGCAACCTCGTTCAGCGAATGCGGGGACTGCCGCCGGGCGTCGATCGCCTTGCGCAGCCGGGCTTCGAACTGTGCGGGCGAGACATCCTTGGCGCGGTAGCCGGGCGTATCGAGATTCGCAATGTTCCCGGCCAGCAGCGCATGCCGCTTGCCTGCGAACAGTACGGTCTGTTCGAGCACCGGGATGGGCGATCCGGCAAAGAGCTGCGAGTCGAACATGATTCACCTGAAACACAAGAGTGCTGTCATGGGCCCGACGCAACCGACGTGCCGGCACGCGCAGGCCCGCCCCCCGATGGCCAAGAGCCAGGGCAGGAAATGCTTGCCGCCACACGGTTTGTCATCGCCGGCGCCGGGCTGGCACGCCGGCGGCGCGCCGTCGCACCAACCGGCGAACCGGCAGGAATTGCCGCTTGGCACGCGCTGAATCTGCCGATGTCCACGGTTTCGTTGCATGGGCCTGCCGAGGTGTCGTTCACGCCGCCGAGGCGAAGTTCTTGGTGCGCGGGGCATAGCCGTAGGTCTTCAACTTGCCCGACAAGGTACGAATGCCGATGCCCAGCGCTTTGGCCGTCTTTTCGCGATGGCCGCCGAATCGTTCGAGCGTCGATTCGATGAGCTTGCGTTCCATCTCGTGCAGGCTCAGGCCCACGGGCAGCGCCGCCGCAGCCGGACCGTGCTCGGGCGTGCGTAACAGCCATGGCTGCAGTTCGTCGGCCGAGACCGGCGCGCCGCCGCTGAGCACGCTCGCGCGGGTGACGATGTTTTCCAGTTCACGGACATTGCCCGGCCAGTCGTAATGCACGAGCAGGTCGAGCGCCGCGCGGGTGAACTCGCAAGGCTCGACCTGTAGCCGCTCGGCCGCGCGGTTGCGAAAATGGTCGACCAGCTCCGGCACATCGTCGCGCCGCTCGCGCAACGGCGGGACGGCCAGCGGCAACACGGCCAGGCGATAATACAAGTCTTCGCGGA
It contains:
- the fliE gene encoding flagellar hook-basal body complex protein FliE, yielding MMPGLPSVQASQIPLPPAAPGVPGAGASAATGGSSFKSMLVDSIDQVNAMQSEANRAIEALATGEDVQPAEVLTAVQKADLAFKMVMQVRNKLMAAYEEVKQIRV
- the flgC gene encoding flagellar basal body rod protein FlgC, with the protein product MISALDISTSGLVAQRARLNAISSNIANMSTTHNEAGERVPYQPRYVVFQTDADVRHPERASGVKVSSIEISDVDPRMKYQPGHPDADARGYVAYPNIDLTSEFVDALEATRAYEANIGVIEVTKNMSEQTLRIVA
- a CDS encoding flagellar basal body rod protein FlgB: MFDSQLFAGSPIPVLEQTVLFAGKRHALLAGNIANLDTPGYRAKDVSPAQFEARLRKAIDARRQSPHSLNEVAHRSDPVREVRNDFESMVRHDDGNVVLEDQVKEISKNQQRHNVAIALLTSQFRLMQAAISERV